Proteins co-encoded in one Aerococcaceae bacterium DSM 111021 genomic window:
- a CDS encoding D-serine ammonia-lyase yields the protein MNEILQNKWLDTNLIKDIQATQPVFWENELKIPFDEAVEKVEYSKKDVDKAEARLKRFAPFISKAFPETAINNGLIESNFTEINTMKEFIEDTYDINISGKLLLKRDDTLPIAGTIKARGAIYEVLKHAENLALENGLLESTKDNYEQFLNEEFNDFFSQHKIMVGTTGNLGISVGVMGAKLGFNVTVHMSTEAKQWKKDLLRSRGVNVVEHQTNFTEAVTQGRAESQNDPSYFVDDEHSIELFFGYTVAGNRLAKQLEDANIKVDSEHPLFVYLPCGIGGSPGGISFGLKQIYGDNVHCIFAEPTQMPSMLLGLATREFDGVTVDDFGIESRTIMDGLAVPRTSGLISRIMQYYFDGGYTITEHESMRLLAKMIDLEAISLEPAALAGVVGVARMLTTESGQEFLTKHQLHSKLENATHIAWATGGSMVPDVDMQAFYLQGKDVDNI from the coding sequence ATGAACGAAATTTTACAAAATAAATGGTTAGATACAAATCTGATTAAAGATATCCAAGCAACACAACCTGTCTTTTGGGAGAATGAACTTAAGATTCCGTTTGATGAAGCGGTTGAAAAGGTAGAATATTCAAAAAAAGATGTTGATAAAGCTGAGGCACGTTTAAAACGGTTTGCTCCTTTCATTAGCAAAGCTTTCCCTGAAACAGCTATTAATAATGGTTTGATTGAATCAAACTTTACTGAAATTAATACAATGAAAGAGTTCATAGAAGATACATATGACATAAATATTAGTGGGAAACTACTATTAAAACGTGATGATACATTGCCAATTGCTGGTACAATTAAAGCTCGTGGTGCCATCTATGAAGTATTAAAACATGCTGAAAATCTTGCTTTAGAAAACGGCTTACTTGAGTCAACTAAGGACAATTATGAGCAGTTCTTAAATGAAGAATTCAATGATTTTTTTAGCCAACATAAAATCATGGTTGGAACGACAGGTAATTTAGGTATCAGTGTCGGTGTCATGGGTGCGAAATTAGGCTTTAATGTAACTGTTCATATGTCTACTGAAGCTAAGCAATGGAAAAAAGATTTACTACGCTCTAGGGGTGTGAATGTCGTTGAACATCAAACTAACTTTACAGAAGCAGTCACTCAAGGTAGAGCTGAATCTCAAAATGATCCATCATACTTTGTCGATGATGAACATTCTATTGAATTATTCTTTGGCTACACAGTTGCTGGGAATCGATTAGCCAAACAACTAGAAGATGCAAATATCAAAGTAGATTCTGAGCATCCCCTGTTTGTGTATTTACCTTGTGGGATTGGCGGAAGTCCTGGTGGTATTAGTTTTGGTCTTAAACAAATTTATGGAGATAATGTTCACTGTATTTTTGCAGAGCCAACTCAAATGCCTTCTATGCTATTAGGTTTGGCTACGCGAGAATTTGATGGTGTTACTGTTGATGACTTTGGTATTGAATCACGAACAATAATGGATGGCTTAGCCGTCCCTCGAACATCTGGGCTTATCTCACGCATAATGCAATATTACTTTGATGGTGGCTACACTATTACTGAGCATGAGTCGATGCGTTTATTAGCCAAAATGATTGATTTAGAAGCTATTTCTTTAGAACCTGCTGCATTAGCTGGTGTTGTCGGTGTAGCTCGAATGCTAACGACAGAATCTGGTCAAGAATTTTTAACTAAGCATCAACTCCATTCTAAATTGGAGAATGCTACACATATCGCTTGGGCCACAGGCGGCAGTATGGTTCCGGATGTTGATATGCAAGCTTTCTATTTACAAGGTAAGGATGTAGACAATATCTAA